A part of Magnetospirillum sp. ME-1 genomic DNA contains:
- a CDS encoding type II toxin-antitoxin system PemK/MazF family toxin — protein MALVISADNDRRTDVVVAYITSAVRGDPDAKVMEPTGENGLKVPSMVRFDKVATIHKDIIAGRLGEADAAWLAEARRIFFGVFGFGNPTN, from the coding sequence CTGGCCCTGGTCATCTCCGCCGACAATGATCGGCGCACGGACGTGGTCGTGGCCTATATCACCTCCGCCGTTCGAGGTGATCCGGATGCCAAGGTGATGGAGCCGACCGGCGAAAACGGTCTCAAGGTGCCGTCCATGGTTCGCTTCGATAAGGTCGCGACCATCCACAAGGACATCATCGCCGGGCGATTGGGCGAGGCGGATGCGGCGTGGTTGGCCGAGGCACGCCGTATTTTCTTCGGAGTATTCGGATTCGGCAATCCGACGAACTGA
- a CDS encoding thioesterase family protein: MKSTLVAGLTATRRYEVDKGRTIGFMGDEARVYNTPALIYDMEVTARDLLLEHSDAGEDSVGTRVEVDHLAPTLLGQWVEITVTVEEVKGPGVTFSFTAKDSLDNIGKGVHKRFVVGVEQTKARLLAKAEKAKSAS; the protein is encoded by the coding sequence ATGAAGAGCACGCTGGTCGCCGGTCTGACCGCCACCCGCCGCTATGAGGTCGACAAGGGCCGCACCATCGGCTTCATGGGTGACGAGGCGCGGGTCTACAACACTCCGGCGCTGATCTACGACATGGAGGTCACCGCCCGCGACCTGCTGCTGGAGCATTCCGATGCCGGCGAGGATTCGGTCGGCACCCGGGTCGAGGTCGATCATCTGGCTCCCACCCTGCTGGGCCAGTGGGTCGAGATCACCGTGACCGTGGAAGAGGTCAAGGGTCCCGGCGTGACCTTCTCGTTCACCGCCAAGGACTCGCTCGACAATATCGGCAAGGGCGTGCACAAGCGGTTCGTGGTCGGCGTCGAGCAGACCAAGGCCCGTCTGCTGGCCAAGGCCGAAAAGGCGAAGAGCGCATCATGA
- a CDS encoding molybdopterin-dependent oxidoreductase has product MSAAPPRLGEQGGGGSKVEKVQTYCYQCVAGPDLMTVKVVDGVATEIEPNFKAADTHPAEGKVCVKAFGLIQKSYTPHRILTPMKRTNPKKGKDQDPGFVPISWDEAMSTIAEKLNAIRAEGLLDEHGYPKVAASFGGAGTPTQYMGSLTAFLAAWGPIDFGFGSGQGVKCYHSEHLYGEFWHRGYVITPDTPRVNYIINCGANHEASGGVCGVYRHSEARARGAKRIQVEPHLSVTGACSAEWLPIKPKTDAAFLMSLLNVLVHEAARDRLDLDFLKHTTSSPYLVGPDGWYLRDPETNKPLLWDEKSGRAVAHDTPGAVPALEGRFTVSRAVTLGADDERWEHRDVEGVTAFTKFVDHVRTYTPAWAAKVCDVPEARIRKIANEFLDNACVGQTIEIDGVEMPYRPVAVTLGKTVNNGWGGAECCWARTMLAVLVGALEVPGGTIGTTIRINRPVMNRLESFDGCLDGFMEYPFNPTDKDTWAAKPIIRNAYKMLVPLVGNSSWSPALGPTQFSYMFLDEPQDEIPRATFPEFLLVYRTNPVISFWDTDRVADVVSRMPFVVCFAHTRDETNHFADILLPDATDLEGMQLIRIGGTKFQEQYWKTQGFALRQPSVKPQGEARDFTDIATDLAVRTGLKEKYVAAINRGSHGVPLKGANWDFSLPVDKAPTLEEVWDASCRSASAELTGGAESQGLDWWKQNGFRTIPFPETNWFLTPALKAKGLRYELPYQERLARIGRQLANRLREAGITWWDNQLTEYRPLMEWHNFPGYWDQSVVEFGSKVEDFPFWVVTARSMQYAWGSNMHIPLMREVSGNVKGHDGVMMNPEAARKIGVRDGERIVVTAPTGKSVSGRVVLTQGIRPDTILMMAQFDHWATPVAKDFDVPSMNRLTAMTMQLTDATGSAADLSRVAIRKAGPDEQGRRA; this is encoded by the coding sequence ATGAGCGCCGCCCCGCCCCGTCTTGGGGAACAGGGGGGTGGGGGAAGCAAGGTCGAGAAGGTCCAGACGTACTGCTACCAGTGTGTGGCGGGTCCCGACCTGATGACCGTGAAGGTGGTTGACGGCGTCGCCACCGAGATCGAGCCCAATTTCAAGGCGGCCGATACCCACCCGGCCGAGGGCAAGGTTTGCGTCAAGGCGTTCGGACTGATTCAGAAGTCCTATACGCCGCACCGCATCCTCACTCCCATGAAGCGGACCAACCCCAAGAAGGGGAAGGACCAGGATCCCGGCTTCGTGCCCATCTCGTGGGACGAGGCGATGAGCACCATCGCCGAGAAGCTGAACGCCATCCGCGCCGAAGGCCTGCTGGACGAACACGGCTATCCCAAGGTGGCGGCTTCGTTCGGCGGCGCCGGCACGCCCACCCAGTACATGGGCTCGCTCACCGCCTTCCTGGCCGCCTGGGGTCCCATCGATTTCGGCTTCGGCTCGGGCCAGGGCGTCAAGTGCTATCACTCCGAGCACCTGTACGGTGAATTCTGGCATCGCGGCTATGTGATCACGCCGGACACGCCGCGCGTCAATTACATCATCAATTGCGGCGCCAACCACGAGGCGTCGGGCGGCGTCTGCGGCGTCTACCGCCATTCCGAGGCCCGCGCCCGGGGCGCCAAGCGCATCCAGGTGGAGCCGCACCTGTCGGTGACCGGCGCCTGTTCGGCCGAGTGGCTGCCCATCAAGCCCAAGACCGACGCCGCCTTCCTGATGAGCCTTCTGAACGTGCTGGTCCACGAGGCCGCGCGCGACCGGCTCGACCTGGATTTCCTGAAACACACCACGTCCAGCCCCTATCTGGTCGGCCCCGATGGCTGGTATCTGCGCGATCCCGAGACCAACAAGCCGCTGCTGTGGGACGAGAAGTCGGGCCGTGCCGTGGCCCACGACACCCCTGGCGCGGTTCCCGCCCTGGAAGGCCGCTTCACCGTGTCCCGCGCGGTGACCCTGGGCGCCGACGACGAGCGCTGGGAGCACCGGGACGTGGAGGGCGTCACCGCATTCACCAAGTTCGTCGATCACGTCCGCACCTATACCCCGGCCTGGGCCGCCAAGGTCTGCGACGTGCCGGAAGCGCGCATCCGCAAGATCGCCAACGAATTCCTCGACAACGCCTGCGTCGGCCAGACCATCGAGATCGACGGGGTGGAGATGCCCTACCGCCCGGTGGCGGTGACGCTGGGCAAGACCGTCAACAACGGCTGGGGCGGCGCCGAGTGCTGCTGGGCCCGGACCATGCTGGCCGTGCTGGTGGGCGCGCTCGAGGTGCCCGGCGGCACCATCGGCACCACCATCCGCATCAACCGTCCGGTGATGAACCGTCTGGAAAGCTTCGACGGCTGCCTGGACGGCTTCATGGAATATCCGTTCAACCCCACCGACAAGGACACCTGGGCGGCCAAGCCGATCATCCGCAACGCCTACAAGATGCTGGTGCCGCTGGTGGGCAATTCCTCGTGGAGCCCGGCGCTGGGTCCGACCCAGTTCTCGTACATGTTCCTGGACGAGCCCCAGGACGAGATTCCGCGCGCCACCTTCCCGGAATTCCTGCTGGTCTACCGCACCAACCCGGTGATCTCGTTCTGGGACACCGACCGGGTGGCCGACGTGGTGTCGCGCATGCCCTTCGTGGTGTGCTTCGCCCATACCAGGGACGAGACCAACCACTTCGCCGACATCCTGCTGCCCGACGCCACCGATCTGGAAGGCATGCAGCTGATCCGCATCGGCGGCACCAAGTTCCAGGAGCAGTACTGGAAGACCCAGGGCTTCGCCCTGCGCCAGCCCAGCGTCAAGCCCCAGGGCGAGGCCCGCGACTTCACCGACATCGCCACCGATCTGGCGGTGCGCACCGGGTTGAAGGAAAAGTACGTGGCCGCCATCAACCGCGGCTCCCACGGCGTGCCGCTCAAAGGTGCCAACTGGGATTTCAGCCTTCCCGTCGACAAGGCCCCGACTCTGGAAGAGGTGTGGGACGCGTCCTGCCGCTCGGCCTCGGCCGAACTGACCGGCGGTGCCGAGTCCCAAGGCCTGGACTGGTGGAAGCAGAACGGCTTCCGCACCATTCCGTTCCCCGAGACCAACTGGTTCCTGACGCCTGCGCTCAAGGCCAAGGGCCTGCGCTACGAGCTGCCCTACCAGGAGCGTCTGGCCCGCATCGGCCGCCAACTGGCCAACCGCCTGCGCGAGGCCGGCATCACCTGGTGGGATAACCAACTGACCGAATACCGGCCGCTGATGGAATGGCACAACTTCCCCGGCTACTGGGACCAGAGCGTGGTCGAGTTCGGCAGCAAGGTCGAGGACTTCCCCTTCTGGGTGGTCACGGCGCGCTCCATGCAATACGCCTGGGGCTCCAACATGCATATCCCGCTGATGCGCGAGGTGTCGGGCAACGTCAAGGGCCATGACGGCGTGATGATGAACCCCGAGGCCGCCCGCAAGATCGGTGTGCGTGACGGCGAGCGCATCGTCGTCACCGCGCCGACCGGCAAGAGCGTGTCGGGCCGCGTGGTGCTGACCCAGGGCATCCGCCCCGACACCATCCTGATGATGGCCCAGTTCGACCACTGGGCCACGCCGGTGGCCAAGGATTTCGACGTGCCCAGCATGAACAGGCTCACCGCCATGACCATGCAGCTGACCGACGCCACCGGCTCGGCCGCCGACCTTAGCCGCGTCGCCATCCGAAAAGCGGGTCCCGACGAGCAGGGGAGGCGGGCATGA
- a CDS encoding 4Fe-4S dicluster domain-containing protein translates to MTKWAIVADLGRCVGCQTCTTACRHANATPPGVQYRKVLDMEVGTFPDVRRVFVPVGCMHCDEPPCRDVCPTTATKKRADGMVTIDYDICIGCGYCIVACPYQARYKVSKPTFAFKDQATQNELARYDERLLGVAQKCTFCVDRVDYGLANGLTPGVAPEATPACVNACLSKALTFGDTDNPDSNVSKLLKRYKSFRMHEELGTGPNIHYLWETEDE, encoded by the coding sequence ATGACCAAATGGGCCATCGTCGCCGACCTGGGACGCTGCGTCGGCTGCCAGACCTGCACCACCGCGTGCCGCCACGCCAACGCCACGCCGCCCGGCGTGCAGTACCGCAAGGTGCTGGACATGGAGGTGGGCACCTTCCCCGACGTGCGCCGCGTCTTCGTGCCGGTGGGCTGCATGCATTGCGACGAGCCGCCGTGCCGCGACGTCTGTCCCACCACGGCCACCAAGAAGCGCGCCGACGGCATGGTCACCATCGACTATGACATATGCATCGGCTGCGGCTATTGCATCGTCGCCTGTCCCTACCAGGCCCGCTACAAGGTGTCCAAGCCCACCTTCGCCTTCAAGGACCAGGCCACCCAGAACGAACTGGCGCGCTACGATGAACGCTTGCTTGGCGTCGCGCAGAAGTGCACCTTCTGCGTCGACCGGGTCGATTACGGGCTGGCCAACGGGTTGACCCCCGGGGTGGCGCCGGAAGCGACTCCCGCCTGCGTCAACGCCTGCCTGTCCAAGGCGCTGACGTTCGGCGACACCGATAATCCTGACAGCAACGTCAGCAAGCTGCTGAAGCGGTACAAGTCGTTCCGCATGCACGAGGAACTCGGGACCGGTCCCAACATTCACTATCTGTGGGAGACCGAGGACGAATGA
- a CDS encoding DmsC/YnfH family molybdoenzyme membrane anchor subunit, with the protein MSEEFEDAPAMRHQGLAPWLQTAWDMRAAGNFIGGGSGTGLLILTSLGSFAGLYSPVLLLAGLALVGLGLFSVFLEIGRPLRAMNVLLGGKRSWMTREAFVAAVLFPLGGAALIWPDLAKLVWIPAAAYLYCQARILESAKGIPTWRSPLILPLTVVTGLVEGAGILLLLGTLFLDAGAPEWVAGTLVATIAGRIFVWMFYRRRMVGGEAPVEAAAMLIRLSMPFTLGGNIIPIAFLVLAGIQPDIRAAALAAAGLAAMAGGWAMKIVIVTKAAHNQGFAINHSPARGGGESGPGFKPGWREVPKDQDKK; encoded by the coding sequence ATGAGCGAGGAATTCGAAGACGCCCCGGCCATGCGCCATCAGGGCCTGGCGCCCTGGCTGCAGACCGCCTGGGACATGCGCGCCGCCGGCAATTTCATCGGCGGCGGCTCGGGCACCGGCCTGTTGATCCTCACCTCGCTGGGGTCCTTCGCCGGACTTTACAGCCCGGTGCTGCTGCTGGCCGGTCTGGCCCTGGTCGGCCTCGGCCTGTTTTCCGTCTTCCTCGAGATCGGCCGTCCGCTTCGCGCCATGAACGTCCTGCTGGGCGGCAAGCGCAGTTGGATGACCCGCGAAGCGTTTGTCGCCGCCGTGCTGTTCCCGCTGGGGGGCGCCGCGCTGATCTGGCCGGATCTGGCCAAGCTGGTGTGGATTCCCGCCGCCGCCTATCTCTATTGCCAGGCCCGGATTCTCGAATCCGCCAAGGGCATTCCCACCTGGCGCTCGCCCTTGATCCTGCCGCTGACCGTGGTCACCGGCTTGGTCGAGGGCGCCGGCATCCTGCTGCTGCTGGGGACCCTGTTCCTGGATGCGGGCGCGCCGGAATGGGTGGCCGGCACCCTGGTGGCCACCATCGCGGGGCGCATCTTCGTGTGGATGTTCTACCGCCGCCGCATGGTGGGCGGCGAGGCGCCGGTGGAAGCCGCCGCCATGCTGATCCGCCTGTCCATGCCCTTCACGCTGGGCGGCAACATCATTCCCATCGCCTTCCTGGTGCTGGCCGGCATTCAGCCCGACATCCGCGCCGCCGCCCTGGCCGCCGCCGGTCTGGCCGCCATGGCGGGTGGCTGGGCCATGAAGATCGTCATCGTCACCAAGGCGGCCCACAACCAGGGCTTCGCCATCAACCATTCCCCCGCCCGTGGCGGCGGGGAATCCGGTCCGGGCTTCAAGCCGGGCTGGCGTGAGGTTCCTAAGGACCAGGACAAGAAATAG
- a CDS encoding CoA-binding protein, which yields MVKTLDAARLGVAAGEAGDDLRVALTNTREFGMVISAGLGAREAALAEGAFRKDGAAVHASVELADGTGFLARFKRTFAYRRLAARGVAPDAALEKCFAALIDFGRSEAARTTGEVVLDLSASKDGLTGSVSTKACEAAPTRLARPIAKIDKLIHPEKIGIIGVSASGMNFGRIILKNLMGSGCPKERLVIIRPEETEIDGVKCVESLAALPAKLDLLIVAVPSGAVYPLVDEIIATDKVHAVMLIPGGMGETEVSKEPAAALAARINAAHGKGDGGPVFLGANCLGVVSHPGGYDSWFIPLERLPKPAKKAKRNSVLLSQSGAFMITRLSRNPWLDPAYALALGNQTDLTHGDMLTYFAARDDIETIGVYVEGFKDGDGLDFVRAVRRAVASGKQVVVYKSGRTEAGAAGVMGHTASVAGDPALFESVVRQAGAMVAEDVDVFDDLFYIAGAFHHKTIGGNRVGGISGAGFEAVGIADSTVTETFALRMGELTPATVAKVQQILVDKKLDSLVTVRNSIDINPGADDECHLAITEAFAQDPNIDAVVVGMDPTAPSVMGLVESKLRPGWDINNPKSSLFLFPPIVERNAKPIIAIVDGGPLYDAMAGGLMDKGVCVFRNCFRGTRALARYVEARLYAATLKG from the coding sequence ATGGTCAAGACGTTGGATGCTGCCCGCCTGGGCGTCGCGGCGGGCGAGGCTGGCGACGACCTGCGCGTCGCCCTGACGAACACCCGCGAGTTCGGCATGGTGATCTCGGCCGGCTTGGGCGCACGTGAAGCCGCCCTGGCCGAGGGCGCCTTCCGCAAAGACGGCGCCGCCGTGCATGCCTCGGTGGAACTCGCCGACGGCACCGGCTTCCTGGCCCGCTTCAAGCGCACCTTCGCCTATCGCCGTCTTGCCGCCCGGGGCGTTGCTCCCGACGCCGCGCTGGAAAAGTGCTTCGCCGCCCTGATCGATTTTGGCCGTTCGGAGGCCGCGCGGACCACCGGCGAGGTGGTCCTCGACCTTTCCGCCTCCAAGGACGGCCTCACGGGTTCGGTTTCGACCAAGGCCTGCGAGGCGGCCCCCACCCGTCTGGCCCGTCCCATCGCCAAGATCGACAAGCTGATCCACCCGGAAAAGATCGGCATCATCGGCGTGTCGGCCAGTGGAATGAATTTCGGCCGCATCATCCTGAAGAACCTGATGGGCAGCGGCTGTCCCAAGGAACGGCTGGTCATCATCCGCCCCGAGGAGACGGAGATCGACGGCGTCAAGTGCGTGGAAAGCCTTGCCGCCCTGCCGGCCAAGCTCGACCTCCTGATCGTCGCGGTGCCGTCCGGCGCGGTCTATCCGCTGGTCGACGAGATCATCGCCACCGACAAGGTCCACGCCGTGATGCTGATCCCCGGCGGCATGGGCGAGACCGAGGTGAGCAAGGAGCCGGCCGCCGCCCTGGCGGCCCGCATCAACGCCGCCCATGGCAAGGGTGACGGCGGCCCGGTGTTCCTGGGCGCCAATTGCCTGGGCGTGGTCAGCCATCCCGGCGGCTACGATTCCTGGTTCATCCCCTTGGAACGCCTGCCCAAGCCCGCCAAGAAGGCCAAGCGCAACTCGGTGCTGCTGAGCCAATCGGGCGCCTTCATGATCACCCGGTTGAGCCGCAACCCGTGGCTGGACCCGGCCTACGCCCTGGCGCTGGGCAACCAGACCGATCTTACCCACGGCGACATGCTGACCTATTTCGCCGCCCGCGACGATATCGAGACCATCGGTGTCTATGTGGAGGGCTTCAAGGACGGCGACGGTCTCGACTTCGTGCGTGCGGTGCGCCGCGCTGTGGCGTCGGGCAAGCAGGTGGTGGTCTACAAGTCGGGCCGCACCGAAGCCGGCGCGGCCGGCGTCATGGGCCACACCGCCTCGGTGGCCGGTGATCCCGCCCTGTTCGAATCCGTGGTGCGCCAGGCCGGCGCCATGGTGGCCGAGGACGTGGACGTCTTCGACGATTTGTTCTACATCGCCGGCGCCTTCCATCATAAGACCATCGGCGGCAACCGGGTGGGCGGCATCTCGGGCGCCGGCTTCGAGGCGGTGGGCATCGCCGATTCCACCGTGACCGAGACCTTCGCGCTGCGCATGGGCGAGCTGACCCCTGCCACCGTGGCCAAGGTGCAGCAGATCCTGGTGGACAAGAAGCTGGATTCCCTGGTCACCGTCAGGAACTCCATCGACATCAACCCCGGCGCCGACGACGAATGCCATCTGGCCATCACCGAAGCCTTCGCCCAGGACCCCAATATCGACGCCGTGGTGGTGGGCATGGACCCCACCGCACCGTCGGTAATGGGGCTGGTGGAAAGCAAGTTGCGGCCCGGCTGGGACATCAATAATCCCAAGAGCAGCCTTTTCCTGTTCCCGCCCATCGTCGAGCGCAATGCGAAGCCCATCATCGCCATCGTCGATGGCGGGCCGCTCTACGATGCCATGGCCGGCGGGCTGATGGACAAGGGCGTCTGCGTGTTCCGCAACTGCTTCCGCGGCACACGCGCGCTGGCCCGCTACGTCGAGGCCCGCCTCTACGCCGCCACGTTGAAGGGGTAA
- a CDS encoding phenylacetate--CoA ligase — translation MSADFMYAPEVERLDRAGLARLQLERLKALLAHAYANVPHYRAAFDAAGVKPDDLRHLEDLARFPFTVKADLRDNYPFGLFAVPREQVLRIHASSGTTGRPTVVGYTRGDLDNWADLMARTLASTGARPGDVMHNAYGYGLFTGGLGFHYGAERLGCSVVPMSGGNTEKQITLIRDFGARVLTATPSYALNIAEVAEGMGMDLAESTLRVGSFGAEPWSETMRAELDRRLGIRACDTYGLSEIMGPGVAAECIHRVGLHGWEDHFLFEIIDPETMEPLPMGAEGELVITTLTKQALPMVRYRTRDITRLSDEPCACGRTHVRILRVTGRNDDMMIIRGVNVYPSQIEAALVGFPGVAPHYLLTLTRQGSLDHLTVEVEAADGRGEDDRAHLARQARHHLKSLVGITAEVIVRLPGELPRSQGKAVRVRDLRKEAQ, via the coding sequence ATGAGCGCGGATTTCATGTATGCCCCCGAGGTGGAGCGTCTGGACCGCGCCGGCTTGGCGCGCCTGCAGCTGGAGCGCCTGAAGGCGCTGCTGGCTCACGCCTATGCCAACGTCCCCCATTACCGCGCCGCCTTCGACGCCGCCGGCGTGAAGCCCGACGATCTTCGGCATCTCGAGGATCTGGCCCGCTTTCCCTTCACGGTGAAGGCCGACCTGCGCGACAATTACCCCTTCGGCCTGTTCGCGGTGCCCAGGGAGCAGGTGCTGCGCATCCACGCCAGTTCCGGCACCACCGGGCGGCCCACCGTGGTGGGCTATACCAGGGGCGATCTCGACAATTGGGCCGATCTGATGGCCCGCACCCTGGCGTCCACGGGGGCGCGGCCCGGCGACGTGATGCACAACGCCTATGGCTACGGGTTGTTCACCGGCGGCCTGGGCTTTCATTACGGGGCCGAGCGGCTGGGCTGTTCGGTGGTGCCCATGTCGGGCGGCAATACCGAGAAGCAGATCACCCTGATCAGGGATTTCGGCGCCCGCGTGCTGACCGCGACGCCTTCTTACGCTCTCAACATCGCCGAGGTGGCCGAGGGCATGGGCATGGATCTGGCCGAATCCACCCTTCGGGTCGGCTCGTTCGGGGCCGAGCCCTGGAGCGAGACCATGCGGGCCGAACTGGACCGGCGCTTAGGCATCCGCGCCTGCGACACCTATGGCCTGTCCGAGATCATGGGGCCGGGCGTCGCCGCCGAGTGTATCCACCGGGTCGGCCTGCACGGCTGGGAGGACCATTTCCTGTTCGAGATCATCGATCCCGAAACCATGGAGCCGCTGCCCATGGGAGCCGAGGGCGAACTGGTCATCACCACGCTCACCAAGCAGGCGCTGCCCATGGTGCGCTACCGCACCCGCGACATCACGCGCCTCTCCGACGAGCCCTGCGCCTGCGGCCGCACCCATGTGCGCATCCTGCGCGTCACGGGCCGCAACGACGACATGATGATCATCCGGGGCGTCAACGTCTATCCCAGCCAGATCGAGGCGGCCCTGGTGGGCTTCCCCGGCGTGGCGCCCCATTACCTGCTGACGCTCACCCGCCAGGGTTCGCTCGACCACCTGACCGTGGAAGTGGAGGCGGCGGACGGGCGCGGCGAGGACGACCGCGCCCACCTGGCCCGCCAGGCCCGCCACCACCTGAAATCCCTGGTCGGCATCACCGCCGAGGTGATCGTGCGGCTGCCCGGCGAACTGCCGCGTTCCCAGGGCAAGGCGGTGCGGGTGCGGGATTTGAGGAAAGAGGCGCAGTAG
- a CDS encoding DUF411 domain-containing protein yields MKTVFAFLLGLLAALPASAAEREVTMWKSPTCGCCEGWAEHMRQSGYKVKSIDVDDIDQIKRAYGIPAPMQSCHTAKVDGYLIEGHVPAEAVDKLLKERPKTRGIASPGMPMGSPGMGGPKEENVVQTFGPEGSQVFGRY; encoded by the coding sequence ATGAAGACCGTCTTCGCATTCCTGCTCGGCCTGCTTGCCGCCCTGCCCGCTTCGGCCGCCGAGCGCGAGGTCACCATGTGGAAGTCGCCCACCTGCGGCTGCTGCGAGGGCTGGGCCGAGCACATGCGCCAGTCGGGCTATAAGGTGAAGTCCATCGATGTGGACGACATCGACCAGATCAAGCGCGCCTACGGCATTCCCGCCCCCATGCAGTCGTGCCACACCGCCAAGGTGGACGGCTACCTGATCGAGGGCCACGTGCCCGCCGAGGCGGTGGACAAGCTGCTGAAGGAGCGCCCCAAGACCCGCGGCATCGCCTCGCCGGGCATGCCCATGGGCTCGCCCGGCATGGGCGGCCCTAAGGAAGAGAACGTGGTCCAGACCTTCGGCCCGGAAGGGTCGCAGGTGTTCGGGCGGTATTGA
- a CDS encoding c-type cytochrome, with the protein MIRPKEISTMKTRLLTLALLLTVPSALAQGALAAFFGGQITESGGYRAEFAVRDGAVKVWVRDRNDKPVKAEGKATLLLGGQKLDVPLAPKGDGLVAEIPVKSGDKVAAVLGLTVDGKPLSLRFQQTELITPANLPVQAQAGRKVFEAVCATCHGTTLRGSDNGPPLLHPFYALGSAHGDDVILDAVNKGAKAHMWRFGDMPKPEGVKPGQDKEVLAYIRAMQAANGLGSVPASADPHAGHKH; encoded by the coding sequence ATGATCCGGCCCAAGGAGATTTCGACCATGAAGACACGCCTGCTCACCCTGGCCCTCCTGCTGACCGTGCCCTCGGCCCTGGCCCAGGGCGCGCTCGCCGCCTTCTTCGGCGGCCAGATCACCGAAAGCGGCGGCTACCGTGCCGAATTCGCCGTGCGCGACGGGGCCGTCAAGGTCTGGGTCCGCGACCGCAACGACAAGCCGGTCAAGGCCGAGGGCAAGGCCACCCTGCTGCTGGGCGGCCAGAAGCTGGACGTGCCGCTGGCGCCTAAGGGCGATGGCCTGGTGGCCGAAATCCCGGTCAAGTCCGGCGACAAGGTGGCCGCCGTGCTGGGGCTGACCGTGGACGGCAAGCCCCTGTCGCTGCGCTTCCAGCAGACCGAGCTGATCACGCCGGCCAACCTGCCGGTCCAGGCGCAAGCCGGCCGCAAGGTGTTCGAGGCGGTGTGCGCCACCTGCCACGGCACAACCTTGCGCGGCAGCGACAACGGCCCGCCGCTGCTGCATCCCTTCTACGCCCTGGGCTCGGCCCATGGCGACGACGTCATCCTGGACGCCGTCAACAAGGGGGCCAAGGCACATATGTGGCGGTTCGGCGACATGCCCAAGCCCGAAGGCGTCAAGCCGGGCCAGGACAAGGAGGTGCTGGCCTATATCCGCGCCATGCAGGCGGCCAACGGGCTGGGCAGCGTGCCGGCCTCGGCCGATCCCCATGCCGGCCACAAGCACTGA